DNA from Amorphoplanes friuliensis DSM 7358:
GCAACGCCCGCGACCCGCAGGGGGTCATCTGGGTGCAGGAGATGCTGCCGAAGCACGAGGTCGTGCAGGTGCTGACCCACGCGACGGTGTTCGTCTGCCCGTCGGTCTACGAGCCGATGGGCATCGTCAACCTGGAGGCCATGGCCTGCGAGACGGCCGTGGTCGCCACCGCGACCGGCGGCATCCCGGAGGTCGTCGCGGACGGCGAGACGGGTGTCCTGGTCCCCATCGAGCAGGTCACCGACGGCACGGGCACACCGGTCGACCCGGACCGGTTCGTGGCCGACCTGGCGACGGCCATGTCCAAGCTGATCAAGGACCCGGCGCGGGCGGCGGAGATGGGCCTGGCCGGCCGCCGGCGCGCCGTGGAGAAGTTCAGCTGGTCGCGGATCGCCGTGGACACCCTCGAGGTCTACCGCTCGGTGCTCTGAAGGATCGCTCGCGCGGTCGCGCGTCCGGACAGCCAGGCGGTCTGGACGCGCGGCTTGCCGAAGGCGTCACCGGCGAGCCACACCCGGCCGTCGGTCACCGGGCCTGGCTCGCCGGGGGAGGGCTGGGCGTAGGTCCAGCGGTGCACGTGCACGGCGGGCTGCGCGTCCAGTCCCAGCAGTTCGGTCACAGCCGCGGCCAGCTCGCTCGCCGCGGCCGCGGGGTCGGTCAGCCGGGGGCGCGCAAAATCCGCCGTCGAGTGCGCGACCAGGACCGGCGCAAGGTCACCGCGCCGGTCACCGTCGTCCCAGACCGCGGCCAGCACCGGGTGGTCGTTCACGAACGCTCCCCGGAAATCCTTCCAAGAGCGTTCCGGGTACGTGCACACGGCCGCGAGGACGGGCTCCCACACCTGCGCCCGGGCGGCGTCGGCGACGGCGGCCGGCGGGTCCAGCCGCAGCGCCTGCGGGCCGGGCATCGCCAGCACGACGGCGTCCGCATCGGCCGGGATCGTCTCGACAGTGCTCGAAAGAGTGACGTCCAGACCCTGCGCCAGGTCCTCGGCCAGGGACCGCAGGCCACCCGGCGCAGCCCAGCGCACCGGGCCGGTCGTGGGTTCGCCGGGGAACACCGCGAACGTGTCGGTCCACGGCCGGGCCAGCCCGCGGGCACGCCAGGACTCGGCCAGCGCGGCAAAGTCGGGGTCGTCGGCGACAAAGTAGGCGGCCCCGAGGTCGGCGTACCGGCCGTCGAACCGCTTGCTGGCCAGGCGTCCGCCGACCACCCGGCCGCGTTCGTGGACGCGGACGTCCACCCCGGCCGCGGTCAGTTCCCGCGCGCAGGCCAGGCCCGCGATCCCCGCTCCCACCACGACCACGTTCATCCCCCGAGCGTAGGACCAGGCACACTGGGGCGATGCGCCGTCCCCCCGTCCGGCTCGTCCTGATCGTCGCCGCCGTGTTCCTGGGTGTCGCCGTCCTCGGCATCGGACTGCTGCGGGCCGCCACCTACGACCCGCCCGAGGCCGGCCCGCCCGCCGCTCCGGCCCAGGTCGGACCTGCGGTCGGCACGACGGGCAATTGCGGGACAGTGCCGGTCAAGGCGACCCGGGAGCTGCGGGGCATGTGGCTCACCACGGTGACGAACATCGACTGGCCCAGCCGGCCCGGCCTGAGCAAGGCGCAGGTGCAGTCGGAATACCTCGAGTGGCTGGACCTGGCCGTCTCGATGCGGCACAACGCGATCTTCGTGCACGTGCGGCCCAGCGGCGACGCGTTCTGGGAGTCGAAGTACGCGCCCTGGTCGGAGTGGCTCACCGGGAAACGCGACGGGAAGTCGCCCGGCTGGGACCCGATGGAGTTCATGATCGCCGAGGCGCACGCCCGCAACCTCGAGTTCCACGCCTGGTTCAACCCGTACCGGGGGACACAGCCCGGACCGTCGGGGCCCGGCGCCGACTTCAGGAAGCTCGCTCCGAACCACCCGCTGATCAAGCACCGCGACTGGGCCATCTCGTACCCCGACGGCAAGCGCGCGCGGCTGTACTTCGACCCGGGCAACCCCGACGCGCGGCGGTTCGTCGAGGACGCGATGCTCGAGGCGGTCCAGAAGT
Protein-coding regions in this window:
- a CDS encoding NAD(P)/FAD-dependent oxidoreductase, which codes for MNVVVVGAGIAGLACARELTAAGVDVRVHERGRVVGGRLASKRFDGRYADLGAAYFVADDPDFAALAESWRARGLARPWTDTFAVFPGEPTTGPVRWAAPGGLRSLAEDLAQGLDVTLSSTVETIPADADAVVLAMPGPQALRLDPPAAVADAARAQVWEPVLAAVCTYPERSWKDFRGAFVNDHPVLAAVWDDGDRRGDLAPVLVAHSTADFARPRLTDPAAAASELAAAVTELLGLDAQPAVHVHRWTYAQPSPGEPGPVTDGRVWLAGDAFGKPRVQTAWLSGRATARAILQSTER